A region of Anopheles merus strain MAF chromosome 2R, AmerM5.1, whole genome shotgun sequence DNA encodes the following proteins:
- the LOC121590406 gene encoding carboxypeptidase D codes for MGKVKLSLLVAAVVAVNCCCLSAYGYTVQNVNRAADGSHDLDESFLQQPHYRSNNELLDLLAHLQKDYPELAKVHTIGQSREGVPLSVLEIRPNVNRPRPLLMPMFKYVGNMHGDETVGRELLLYLAQYLLSNYGRDPEVSALVNETAIYLMPTMNPDGYERSKEGVCESPPDYVGRYNAANVDLNRDFPDRFDDERTRHQRMRNRQPETVAVMNWILNNPFVLSANLHGGAVVASYPYDNSIHHHDCCEESRTPDNKFFRYAALTYAENHPVMRQGRDCNETFPSGITNGAYWYELSGGMQDFNYVYSNCFEVTLELSCCKFPFARELPKEWNKNKRSLLEYMKLVHVGVKGLVTDSAGYPIKDADVIVSGIDRNMRTSERGEYWRLLTPGQYNVRVEAVGYYPSEPVTVQVKVDQPLQVNFSLKSYDTQEAPSKAEQVRVVRETFDEYGFAKTPAFVHHNYTSMVSYIQDLASNYPSITHLYTIGKSVQGRDLWVMEVTEQPGQHVPGKPEVKYIANMHGNEVVGRELLLLFATYLCENYNRTQRVTRLLNRTRLHLLFSMNPDGYELADISDKESLRGRSNANNVDLNRNFPDQFGRNQYNAHQEPETLAVMNWSLATPFVLSANLHGGALVANYPFDDSPKDFAYSSGYGDPRTVKNPTEENELFQYLAHVYANSHTTMHLGRPCPSFLRENFPDGITNGAAWYSVTGGMQDWSYVVGGAYELTLEVGCDKFPPAAQLPEFWKQNREALLQYVEQAQHGITGYVRSTIGHPIARASVQVNQIEHVTYTTANGDFYRLLLPGLYNVTAEAEGYEPQTLQVRIPPEADRAVIVDFQLMRDDPQHWSSAYDYRTLENVIKTRYHSDAELKSTMAEFENKHYKSVTLEFSGNEVSMAYPSVKVTDSIGTPEETKLHILIISSLFQTAAIGREMVMNLARHVLAGYLIKEPLLIKLLENAVLHFVPVKNDFEEVMAQFRANASVCNPTLHTDELADKLLNAETDHQKDMFLRMLKEDEYDLALTFAAGGHDVFFPNTDDKVAIYSRFAEKIKGHKYRQAASTDKCTVDAGQLHQVEATQRVTNAIHKLYEVPLFTMQLGCCKMPSEPAIASVWRQNLERMINFLRLIDTGIRGYVKDAQGAPLRKAILRVRGNNLIYKVTPNLAHFRIVLPSGSMEIEISCYNYTSRIVPITLADDQILDLGDVVMEVAARPRESIVAPPVPLLVPQAVPEKHHDFGVLEPSKTMKVFPQDGGVEVNAVVSGIVLDDGNHPLPDAKVYVTDAHSQQVLANGRTGPLGKFQFESLSDTKDIVVHAEPHGYEAGEKTIRQGPLGGATGIVFHLTRDERVLGLPRLVFVILAGCVSVGIIVAGIMCFMYIQARRRDSRYYYNFSLLPQKGEPNRKLFDDDEETELFRASTKKLQPYYDDEQDPITDTDDDSEEEIVMLNPSFRNTISQS; via the exons ATGGGCAAGGTGAAATTATCCCTGCTGGTGGCCGCCGTGGTTGCCGTCAACTGTTGCTGCCTCTCGGCGTACGGCTACACGGTGCAGAATGTGAATCGCGCCGCCGATGGTTCCCACGATCTGGATGAAAGCTTCCTCCAGCAGCCCCATTACCGGAGCAACAACGAGCTGCTCGATCTGTTGGCGCACCTGCAGAAGGACTACCCGGAGCTGGCCAAGGTGCACACGATCGGACAGTCGCGCGAGGGCGTCCCGCTGTCCGTGCTGGAGATACGGCCGAACGTGAACCGACCGCGGCCATTGCTGATGCCCATGTTCAAGTACGTGGGCAACATGCACGGCGACGAGACGGTGGGCCGCGAGCTGCTCCTCTACCTGGCGCAGTACCTGCTGTCCAACTATGGTCGGGACCCGGAAGTGAGTGCGCTGGTCAACGAAACGGCCATCTACCTGATGCCGACGATGAACCCGGACGGCTACGAACGGTCGAAG GAAGGTGTCTGTGAATCGCCGCCAGACTACGTGGGCCGCTACAATGCGGCGAATGTGGATTTGAATCGCGATTTCCCGGACCGGTTCGACGATGAGCGTACGCGCCATCAGCGCATGAGGAACCGCCAGCCGGAAACGGTGGCCGTGATGAACTGGATCCTGAACAATCCGTTCGTGCTGTCGGCCAACCTGCACGGTGGTGCGGTCGTTGCCAGCTACCCGTACGACAATTCGAT CCATCATCATGACTGCTGCGAAGAGAGCCGCACGCCGGACAATAAGTTCTTCCGCTATGCAGCCCTCACGTACGCCGAAAATCATCCGGTGATGCGGCAGGGCCGTGATTGCAACGAAACGTTCCCGAGCGGCATCACCAACGGTGCGTACTGGTACGAGCTGAGCGGTGGCATGCAGGATTTCAACTACGTGTACAGCAACTGCTTCGAGGTGACGCTGGAGCTGAGCTGCTGCAAGTTTCCGTTCGCCCGCGAGCTGCCCAAAGAGTGGAACAAAAACAAGCGCAGTCTGCTCGAGTACATGAAGCTGGTGCACGTCGGAGTGAAG GGACTCGTTACGGACAGTGCCGGCTATCCGATCAAGGATGCGGACGTCATCGTGAGCGGAATCGATCGTAACATGCGCACCAGCGAGCGGGGCGAATACTGGCGCCTTCTGACACCGGGCCAGTACAATGTGCGCGTAGAAGCGGTTGG CTATTATCCGAGCGAGCCGGTAACCGTGCAGGTTAAGGTCGATCAGCCGCTGCAGGTGAACTTCAGCCTGAAGAGCTACGACACGCAAGAAG CTCCGTCCAAGGCCGAACAGGTGCGCGTAGTGCGTGAAACCTTCGACGAGTACGGGTTTGCCAAGACGCCCGCATTTGTGCATCACAACTACACCTCCATGGTTAG CTACATTCAAGACCTTGCCAGCAACTACCCGTCCATCACGCATCTGTACACGATCGGCAAATCGGTGCAGGGGCGCGACCTCTGGGTGATGGAAGTGACCGAGCAGCCGGGACAGCACGTGCCCGGCAAGCCGGAGGTGAAGTACATTGCCAACATGCACGGCAACGAGGTGGTCGGCCGggagctgctgctcctgttTGCGACGTATCTGTGCGAGAACTATAATCGGACGCAGCGCGTTACGCGGCTGCTGAACCGCACCCGGCTCCATCTGCTGTTCAGCATGAACCCGGACGGGTACGAGCTGGCCGACATCAGCGACAAGGAGAGCTTGCGGGGCCGCTCGAACGCGAACAACGTCGATCTGAACCGCAACTTTCCGGACCAGTTCGGGCGCAACCAGTACAACGCGCACCAGGAGCCGGAAACGCTCGCCGTCATGAACTGGTCGCTCGCGACACCGTTCGTACTGTCGGCGAACCTGCACGGCGGGGCGCTGGTCGCGAACTACCCGTTCGACGATTCGCCGAAGGACTTTGCGTACTCGAGCGGGTACGGCGATCCGCGCACGGTGAAAAACCCGACGGAGGAGAACGAGCTGTTCCAGTATCTGGCACACGTGTACGCAAAC TCCCACACTACGATGCACCTGGGACGTCCGTGCCCGAGTTTTCTGCGGGAAAACTTCCCCGACGGCATCACGAACGGGGCCGCCTGGTACAGCGTGACGGGCGGTATGCAGGACTGGTCGTACGTGGTTGGCGGTGCGTACGAGCTCACGCTCGAGGTCGGCTGCGACAAGTTCCCTCCCGCCGCGCAGCTGCCCGAGTTTTGGAAGCAAAACCGCGAGGCTTTGCTGCAGTACGTGGAGCAGGCGCAGCACGGCATCACCGGGTACGTGCGCAGCACGATCGGCCATCCGATTGCGCGGGCCAGCGTGCAGGTGAACCAGATCGAGCATGTGACCTACACGACGGCGAACGGTGATTTCTACCGGCTGCTACTGCCCGGCCTGTACAACGTGACGGCCGAGGCGGAGGGCTACGAACCGCAGACGCTGCAGGTGCGCATCCCGCCCGAAGCGGACCGAGCAGTGATCGTCGATTTTCAGCTGATGCGGGACGATCCGCAGCACTGGTCGTCGGCGTACGACTACCGGACGCTGGAAAACGTGATCAAAACGCGGTACCATTCGGACGCCGAGCTGAAATCGACCATGGCCGAGTTCGAGAACAAGCACTACAAATCGGTCACGCTGGAGTTCAGCGGCAATGAGGTGTCGATGGCGTACCCGTCGGTGAAGGTGACCGATAGT ATCGGAACACCGGAAGAGACAAAGCTGCACATCCTGATCATATCGTCTCTCTTTCAAACGGCGGCGATCGGGCGCGAGATGGTGATGAACCTGGCCCGGCACGTTCTGGCGGGCTACTTAATCAAAGAACCGCTGCTCATTAAACTGCTCGAAAATGCCGTCCTGCACTTTGTGCCGGTGAAGAACGATTTCGAGGAGGTAATGGCCCAGTTCCGGGCCAACGCTTCCGTGTGTAATCCGACGCTGCATACGGACGAGCTGGCGGACAAGCTGCTGAATGCGGAAACGGACCACCAGAAGGACATGTTCCTGCGCATGCTGAAGGAGGACGAGTACGACCTGGCCCTTACGTTTGCGGCCGGCGGGCACGATGTGTT CTTCCCCAACACGGACGATAAGGTGGCGATCTATTCGCGCTTTGCGGAGAAAATCAAGGGCCACAAGTACCGGCAGGCCGCCAGCACGGACAAGTGCACGGTCGATGCGGGGCAGCTGCACCAGGTCGAGGCGACCCAGCGCGTCACGAACGCCATCCACAAGCTGTACGAGGTGCCGCTGTTCACGATGCAGCTCGGCTGCTGCAAGATGCCATCCGAGCCGGCGATCGCCAGCGTCTGGCGCCAGAATCTGGAGCGCATGATCAACTTCCTGCGCCTGATCGATACGGGCATTCGCGGGTACGTGAAGGACGCTCAGGGTGCACCGTTGCGCAAAGCGATACTGCGCGTGCGCGGCAACAATCTGATCTACAAGGTAACGCCCAACCTGGCCCACTTCCGCATCGTGCTGCCGTCCGGCTCGATGGAGATCGAGATCAGCTGCTACAACTACACCTCGCGCATCGTGCCGATCACGCTGGCCGACGATCAGATACTGGATCTGGGCGACGTTGTGATGGAGGTGGCAGCACGGCCGCGGGAAAGCATTGTCGCACCGCCCGTACCGCTGCTGGTGCCGCAAGCGGTGCCGGAAAAGCACCACGACTTTGGTGTGCTCGAACCGAGCAAAACGATGAAAGTGTTCCCGCAGGACGGTGGCGTCGAGGTGAATGCTGTTGTGAGTG GAATCGTACTGGACGATGGCAATCATCCGCTGCCCGATGCGAAAGTGTACGTAACCGATGCGCATAGCCAGCAGGTGCTGGCCAACGGGCGCACGGGACCCTTGGGCAAATTCCAGTTTGAATCTCTGTCCGACACGAAGGACATTGTGGTGCACGCGGAACCGCACGGGTATGAGGCAGGCGAAAA AACCATTCGCCAAGGTCCGCTGGGCGGTGCGACCGGAATCGTGTTCCATCTGACGCGCGACGAGCGCGTGCTCGGCCTGCCGCGGCTCGTATTCGTCATACTGGCCGGGTGCGTCTCGGTCGGCATCATCGTTGCCGGCATCATGTGCTTCATGTACATTCAGGCGCGCCGGCGCGACTCGCGCTACTACTACAACTTCTCGCTGCTGCCGCAGAAGGGCGAACCGAACCGCAAGCTgttcgacgacgacgaagaaaCGGAACTGTTCCGTGCGTCCACGAAAA AGCTGCAGCCATACTACGATGACGAACAGGATCCGATCACCGACACGGATGACGACAGCGAGGAGGAAATCGTGATGCTAAATCCCTCCTTCCGCAACACCATTAGTCAATCGTAG
- the LOC121589090 gene encoding protein krasavietz, giving the protein MSQKAERPVLSGQRIKTRKRDEREKNDPTGFRDAVIAGLDAAEDLEQIYKYLDSAGNKLDYRRYGEVLFDILIAGGLLVPGGSISQDGEKPRTDRCIFAASEDMESMRNHEQIFMRLMRRYKYLEKMFEEEMKKILIFIKGFTPLERIKLARMTALWMANGSIPPQVLSVLNNEHLTKDGLALEFLLEVFVTYKQEKGGNAPLVAALRKSGLDNRLLEFLPLNKRNEDYLKTVLVEKDLADIFKLHMNQASQEAKRELTQLLVDDINDNKTIKDIIADTKEMSTKSNIPEHEVVGLIWSTVMSLAEWNKKEELVTEQATKHLRTYTPLFEAFTTTDRSEMALLLKVQEFCYENMNFMKAFSKIVLLFYKTEVITEDSILKWYKEGHSNKGKMHFLEQMKKFIEWLQNAEEESESEED; this is encoded by the exons ATGAGTCAGAAAGCCGAAAGACCAGTACTATCAGGTCAACGCATTAAGACCAGGAAAAGGG atgaaagagagaagaatgACCCCACGGGATTCCGTGACGCGGTCATTGCAGGTCTCGATGCAGCTGAAGATCTAGAGCAAATTTACAAGTACCTTGACAGCGCTGGTAATAAACTCGACTATCGTCGCTACGGTGAAGTATTATTCGATATCTTAATTGCTGGTGGATTACTCG TTCCCGGAGGATCTATCTCACAAGATGGCGAGAAACCACGTACCGATCGCTGTATATTCGCAGCATCGGAAGACATGGAATCGATGCGGAACCATGAGCAG ATCTTTATGCGGCTTATGCGTCGATACAAGTATCTCGAGAAAATGTTTGAAGAGGAGATGAAGAAAATTCTCATCTTCATCAAGGGTTTTACTCCACTCGAAAGGATCAAGCTCGCTCGCATGACGGCTCTGTGGATGG CCAATGGTTCCATTCCGCCGCAAGTGTTGAGCGTACTGAACAATGAACACCTGACGAAGGACGGGCTCGCGCTCGAGTTTCTGCTGGAGGTGTTCGTCACCTACAAGCAGGAAAAGGGCGGCAATGCGCCTTTGGTGGCGGCATTGCGCAAGAGCGGTCTCGACAACCGCCTGCTGGAGTTTCTGCCCTTGAACAAGCGCAACGAGGACTACCTCAAGACGGTGCTCGTCGAGAAGGATCTGGCCGACATCTTCAAGCTCCACATGAATCAGGCGAGCCAGGAAGCGAAACGAGAACTGACACAG CTGCTAGTTGATGATATTAACGATAACAAGACAATTAAGGATATTATCGCCGACACGAAGGAAATGTCGACGAAATCTAACATTCCCGAGCATGAAGTTGTTGGTCTC ATTTGGTCCACCGTAATGTCGCTAGCCGAATGGAACAAGAAAGAGGAACTGGTCACGGAGCAGGCAACGAAACATCTGCGCACCTACACGCCACTGTTCGAAGCGTTCACCACCACGGACCGGTCGGAGATGGccctgctgctgaaggtgcAGGAGTTTTGCTACGAGAACATGAACTTTATGAAAGCCTTTTCGAAGATTGTTCTGCTCTTTTACAAAA CCGAAGTTATCACGGAAGATTCGATTCTGAAGTGGTACAAGGAGGGCCATTCGAACAAGGGAAAGATGCACTTCCTTGAACAGATGAAAAAATTCATTGAGTGGCTTCAAAATGCCGAAGAAG AAAGCGAATCTGAGGAAGACTAA